A region from the Sandaracinus amylolyticus genome encodes:
- a CDS encoding MerR family transcriptional regulator, translating to MADDAKLWKVGDLARATGISVRTLHWYEKVGLLRPARRTRAGHRVYGERELMRIQQILSLRAVGMSLDEIRALLARRDASPLDAIERHLARAKELIAEQQRLVVRLERVALALRAGSKVSAEDLLRTIEETVMIEKYYDEEQRKQLEQRRVEVGEERIREVEQAWPLLIAEAKQAMDEGVDPADPRMQSIASRWMALVREFTGGDRGIHESLGRMWKSEPSLAQRNGMDPALFEHVGRAIRIANGGKDWTGE from the coding sequence ATGGCGGACGACGCGAAGCTCTGGAAGGTCGGCGATCTCGCGCGCGCGACCGGGATCTCGGTGCGCACGCTGCACTGGTACGAGAAGGTCGGTCTGCTGCGTCCCGCGCGCCGCACGCGCGCCGGACATCGCGTCTACGGCGAGCGCGAGCTGATGCGGATCCAGCAGATCCTCTCGCTGCGCGCCGTCGGCATGTCCCTCGACGAGATCCGCGCGCTCCTCGCGCGGCGCGATGCATCGCCGCTCGACGCGATCGAGCGGCACCTCGCGCGCGCGAAGGAGCTCATCGCCGAGCAGCAGCGGCTCGTGGTGCGCCTCGAGCGCGTCGCGCTCGCGCTGAGGGCGGGATCGAAGGTGTCCGCGGAGGACTTGCTCCGCACCATCGAGGAGACGGTGATGATCGAGAAGTACTACGACGAAGAGCAGCGAAAGCAGCTCGAGCAGCGGCGCGTCGAGGTCGGCGAGGAGCGCATCCGCGAGGTCGAGCAGGCGTGGCCGCTGCTGATCGCCGAGGCGAAGCAGGCGATGGACGAAGGCGTCGATCCCGCTGACCCGCGCATGCAGTCGATCGCGTCGCGATGGATGGCGCTCGTGCGCGAGTTCACGGGCGGCGATCGCGGCATCCACGAGTCGCTCGGCCGCATGTGGAAGAGCGAGCCCTCGCTCGCGCAGCGGAACGGCATGGACCCCGCGCTCTTCGAGCACGTGGGGCGCGCGATCCGCATCGCGAACGGCGGGAAGGACTGGACCGGCGAGTGA
- a CDS encoding DUF429 domain-containing protein produces the protein MLTLGIDLGAQANETYGCAIDWSGGACRVAALHPKLDDERLVKLVTDDAFAAIGVDVPFGWPVAFVELLTARGSAQSWSVDAARLRLRDTDRHCKRLTGKDPLSVSSDRIAAPAMRWRLLATRVASASARLHEVYPGSALAVWSLEHKAYKNADQRDARIRILSALRAKLSLCVVDADAECLATCADALDALVASLIARAVALGRVHPIPPDLEAAAACEGWIQIPTCNVAELRC, from the coding sequence ATGCTGACGCTCGGGATCGACCTCGGCGCACAAGCGAACGAGACCTACGGTTGCGCGATCGACTGGTCCGGGGGAGCCTGTCGGGTTGCGGCGCTGCACCCGAAACTCGACGACGAGCGTCTCGTGAAGCTCGTCACCGATGACGCGTTCGCCGCGATCGGCGTCGACGTGCCGTTCGGCTGGCCCGTTGCGTTCGTAGAGCTCCTCACGGCCCGGGGGTCCGCGCAATCGTGGAGCGTCGACGCCGCGAGGCTTCGGCTTCGAGACACCGATCGCCACTGCAAGCGCCTGACGGGCAAGGACCCGCTCTCGGTCTCGTCCGATCGGATCGCCGCGCCGGCGATGCGGTGGCGGCTGCTCGCGACACGCGTCGCGTCGGCATCCGCCCGGCTCCATGAGGTCTACCCGGGCAGCGCGCTCGCGGTCTGGAGCTTGGAACACAAGGCGTACAAGAACGCCGACCAGCGGGACGCGCGAATCCGCATCCTCTCGGCGCTGCGCGCGAAGCTCTCACTCTGCGTCGTGGACGCCGATGCCGAGTGCCTCGCGACGTGTGCCGACGCCCTCGACGCGCTCGTCGCGAGCCTCATCGCGCGCGCAGTGGCGCTCGGGCGCGTGCACCCGATCCCGCCGGACCTCGAAGCGGCGGCAGCATGCGAGGGTTGGATCCAGATCCCCACTTGCAACGTCGCAGAGCTGCGCTGCTAG
- a CDS encoding TROVE domain-containing protein: protein MVNTTLFRTYSGARLPGTDTIHEAGGNAYAFSAEHALAQLAVTGCLGATYYATDENQLEQTLALATKVDPVFLAKTALYARREAHMKDMPALLVAVLSLRDPTLFAKVFPRVVDNARMVRTFVQIVRSGRIGRKSLGTRPKRAVRGWLDAQDDDELFRASIGERPSLADVVKMVHPKPLTPARRALYAYLIGRTYDAKDLPPLVRAFEQYKTDVTGEVPDVPYQLLTSLPLGTNEWVEIAKHAGWQVTRMNLATFARHGVFGVPGMPELIAERLRDREAIAKSRVFPYQLLIAYVATRGSDLPRVVVEALHDALEMAIANVPRVEGRVWVLPDVSGSMQSPVTGDRGEGQTTAVRCVDVAALIAASFLRTATHARVLPFDDRLRDVVLEPRDTVLTNATKLAAVGGGGTSVSLPLAHLNEKREHADLVVYVSDNQSWVDASARGSASGHGASATMTEWAKLKARCPRAKLVCIDLQPYAHTQAPDRDDVLNVGGFSDRVFDVIAAFAQARGEGAGWVDVIQRMEIETA from the coding sequence ATGGTGAACACGACGCTCTTCCGCACGTACTCGGGCGCGCGCCTGCCGGGCACCGACACGATCCACGAGGCCGGCGGCAACGCGTACGCGTTCTCCGCGGAGCACGCGCTCGCGCAGCTCGCGGTGACCGGATGCCTCGGCGCGACGTACTACGCGACCGACGAGAACCAGCTCGAGCAGACACTCGCGCTCGCGACGAAAGTCGATCCCGTGTTCCTCGCGAAGACCGCGCTCTACGCGCGTCGCGAGGCGCACATGAAGGACATGCCCGCGCTCCTCGTCGCGGTGCTGTCGCTGCGCGATCCGACGCTCTTCGCGAAGGTGTTCCCGCGCGTCGTCGACAACGCGCGCATGGTCCGCACGTTCGTGCAGATCGTCCGCTCGGGCCGCATCGGGCGCAAATCGCTCGGGACGCGCCCCAAGCGCGCGGTGCGTGGCTGGCTCGACGCGCAGGACGACGACGAGCTCTTCCGCGCGTCGATCGGTGAGCGCCCGTCGCTCGCCGACGTCGTGAAGATGGTGCACCCGAAGCCGCTCACGCCGGCGCGTCGCGCGCTCTACGCGTATTTGATCGGGCGCACCTACGACGCGAAGGATCTGCCGCCGCTCGTGCGCGCGTTCGAGCAGTACAAGACCGACGTGACGGGCGAGGTGCCCGACGTGCCGTACCAGCTGCTCACGTCGCTCCCGCTCGGCACCAACGAGTGGGTGGAGATCGCGAAGCACGCGGGTTGGCAGGTGACGCGCATGAACCTCGCGACGTTCGCGCGTCACGGCGTGTTCGGCGTGCCCGGCATGCCGGAGCTCATCGCCGAGCGCCTGCGCGATCGCGAGGCGATCGCGAAGTCGCGCGTGTTCCCGTACCAGCTCCTCATCGCGTACGTCGCGACGCGCGGATCGGATCTGCCGCGCGTGGTGGTCGAGGCGCTGCACGACGCGCTCGAGATGGCGATCGCGAACGTGCCGCGCGTCGAGGGCCGCGTGTGGGTGCTCCCCGACGTGTCGGGCTCCATGCAGTCGCCGGTCACCGGCGATCGCGGCGAGGGCCAGACCACCGCGGTGCGCTGCGTCGACGTGGCGGCGTTGATCGCCGCGTCGTTCCTCCGCACCGCGACGCACGCGCGCGTGCTCCCGTTCGACGATCGCCTGCGCGACGTCGTGCTCGAGCCGCGCGACACCGTGCTGACCAACGCGACGAAGCTCGCGGCGGTCGGCGGCGGCGGCACCTCGGTGTCGCTGCCCCTCGCGCATCTCAACGAGAAGCGCGAGCACGCGGATCTCGTGGTGTACGTCTCCGACAACCAGTCCTGGGTCGACGCGTCCGCGCGCGGCTCTGCTTCTGGGCACGGTGCGTCGGCGACGATGACCGAGTGGGCGAAGCTCAAGGCGCGCTGCCCGCGCGCCAAGCTCGTCTGCATCGATCTCCAGCCCTACGCGCACACGCAGGCGCCCGATCGCGACGACGTGCTCAACGTCGGAGGTTTCTCCGACCGCGTGTTCGACGTGATCGCCGCCTTCGCGCAGGCGCGGGGCGAGGGGGCAGGCTGGGTCGACGTGATCCAGCGGATGGAGATCGAGACCGCGTGA
- a CDS encoding cyanoglobin, which yields MTWVPSESDTPFDRLGGETRVRALAEAFYDAMDRDEPALARLHELDAEGRVARGPRDRFALFLIEWLGGPRAYSPTHGHPRLRMRHARAPVDVAMRDAWLRSMSRAMDAIGVDVELRAFLDRRFAEVADFLRNTPG from the coding sequence GTGACCTGGGTCCCTTCCGAGAGCGACACGCCGTTCGATCGGCTCGGTGGCGAGACGCGCGTCCGCGCGCTCGCCGAGGCCTTCTACGACGCGATGGATCGCGACGAGCCCGCGCTCGCGCGCCTGCACGAGCTCGACGCCGAGGGTCGCGTCGCGCGCGGACCGCGCGATCGCTTCGCGCTGTTCTTGATCGAGTGGCTCGGGGGCCCGCGCGCGTACTCGCCGACGCACGGGCACCCGCGCCTGCGCATGCGCCACGCGCGCGCGCCCGTCGACGTCGCGATGCGCGACGCGTGGCTGCGCTCGATGTCGCGCGCGATGGACGCGATCGGCGTGGACGTCGAGCTCCGCGCGTTCCTCGATCGACGGTTCGCCGAGGTCGCGGACTTCCTGCGCAACACGCCGGGCTGA
- a CDS encoding helix-turn-helix domain-containing protein has protein sequence MTTEVDLARHVAGRIVVVTTEELAALLESAVRRALDSLEGRSAALEWLDAAAAAELLRVHPRTIGKLVRQQGLPAHRIGKLYRFERRELLAWIEKHRAPTPKHLREFRAVR, from the coding sequence ATGACCACCGAGGTTGACCTCGCGCGACACGTGGCGGGCAGGATCGTCGTCGTAACCACCGAAGAGCTCGCAGCCCTCCTAGAGTCAGCCGTTCGGCGCGCACTCGATTCTCTTGAGGGTAGGTCGGCAGCACTCGAGTGGCTCGACGCGGCGGCAGCTGCGGAGTTGCTCCGCGTGCACCCCCGCACGATTGGCAAGCTGGTGCGGCAGCAAGGGTTGCCAGCGCACCGCATCGGCAAGCTCTACCGCTTCGAGCGTCGCGAGCTGCTCGCATGGATCGAGAAGCACCGCGCTCCTACGCCGAAGCACCTGCGCGAGTTTCGCGCCGTGCGCTAG
- a CDS encoding HNH endonuclease, whose amino-acid sequence MQTLVLTHTYQPHRVVSWQKAITMLFDGKVEVLSEYDEDIRSVSITVKMPAVVRLVRHVRHAKRGVKFSRANVLARDGFACQYCGRNAPPRELTFDHVVPRSQGGRTSWENIVTACARCNTRKGGRTPEQAGMALRHPPVRPKELPMLFVRLDFGRGVPEAWKSWMWWQSELSESA is encoded by the coding sequence ATGCAGACGCTCGTCTTGACGCACACATACCAACCGCATCGCGTCGTCTCCTGGCAGAAGGCGATCACGATGCTCTTCGACGGCAAGGTCGAGGTGCTCTCGGAGTACGACGAGGACATCCGCTCGGTGAGCATCACCGTGAAGATGCCCGCGGTCGTGCGCCTCGTGCGTCACGTCCGCCACGCGAAGCGCGGTGTGAAGTTCAGCCGCGCCAACGTGCTCGCGCGCGACGGTTTCGCCTGCCAGTACTGTGGCCGGAATGCGCCCCCGCGTGAGCTGACGTTCGACCACGTCGTGCCGCGATCGCAGGGCGGCCGCACGAGCTGGGAGAACATCGTCACCGCGTGCGCGCGCTGCAACACGCGCAAGGGTGGCCGCACGCCCGAGCAGGCGGGCATGGCGCTCCGTCATCCGCCGGTCCGTCCGAAGGAGCTCCCCATGCTGTTCGTGCGTCTCGACTTCGGTCGTGGCGTGCCCGAGGCGTGGAAGAGCTGGATGTGGTGGCAGTCGGAGCTGAGCGAGAGCGCTTGA
- a CDS encoding alpha/beta fold hydrolase — MDDSFDTFVTGGSGFIGRWLLAELTRRGRRVVALVRRAGEREKELRAFVDAHGGDARLLRCVDGDLTRDGLGLDIALEGVRDVYHLGAAFEFGMDPVRARAVNVEGTLRVARWAASRPQLRRLVHLGGYRATRMPAWLCEAQIPLSSHDRARLYREHGAYEASKLESQLEVRALAAREGIPLTIVSPSTVIGDSRTGETIQVTGLGEMIGRMVAGELPALAGSARTNVPVVAVDHVAAMLATAPERDETIGRELCVLDARTPPLPELVRRIGDHLGVAAPTRVLAPALLRALPRSLTGVDPETLTFLSEDDYDTRSAEEHARAVGIEMPDLDTTLRRWATYLTSTRFGACAPSGAATIRDVAGSRTFVVGRPETAQTLFLHGLPWDAESWRDVADLTPGSSARVDLPGLGRSSPARVDDVAWLDALLADRARPIVLVGHSLGAGLALRFAARRPQRVSRLVLVSPAFLQRRAPAMLRCAALTSRALRGMSLERAQRRFLGAGDVHPAVESAHAHLRRPGVASRIARALAGASTLEARAELRRLLEAIAVPVTIVHGDQDPLEVRPACEIVTVAGAGHVLHVTHPEAVSAQLRDDEFASTPLHLT, encoded by the coding sequence ATGGACGATTCATTCGACACGTTCGTGACCGGCGGGAGTGGGTTCATCGGGCGCTGGCTGCTCGCCGAGCTGACGCGACGAGGAAGGCGCGTCGTCGCGCTGGTGCGCCGCGCGGGGGAGCGCGAGAAGGAGCTGCGCGCGTTCGTGGACGCGCACGGCGGGGACGCGCGCCTGCTGCGCTGCGTCGACGGCGATCTGACGCGCGACGGGCTGGGGCTCGACATCGCGCTCGAGGGCGTGCGCGACGTCTACCACTTGGGCGCCGCGTTCGAGTTCGGCATGGACCCGGTGCGCGCGCGCGCGGTGAACGTGGAGGGGACGCTGCGGGTCGCACGCTGGGCCGCGTCGCGCCCGCAGCTGCGGCGCCTCGTGCACCTCGGTGGATATCGCGCCACGCGCATGCCTGCGTGGCTCTGCGAGGCGCAGATCCCGCTCTCGTCGCACGATCGCGCGCGGCTCTATCGCGAGCACGGCGCGTACGAGGCGTCGAAGCTCGAGTCGCAGCTCGAGGTGCGCGCGCTCGCGGCGCGCGAAGGGATCCCCCTGACGATCGTCAGCCCGTCGACGGTCATCGGCGACTCGCGCACCGGCGAGACGATCCAGGTCACCGGGCTCGGCGAGATGATCGGACGGATGGTCGCGGGTGAGCTCCCTGCGCTCGCCGGGAGCGCACGCACCAACGTGCCGGTGGTCGCGGTCGATCACGTCGCGGCGATGCTCGCGACCGCGCCCGAGCGCGACGAGACGATCGGACGAGAGCTCTGCGTGCTCGACGCGCGCACGCCGCCGCTCCCCGAGCTCGTGCGACGAATCGGCGACCACCTCGGCGTCGCCGCGCCGACGCGCGTGCTGGCGCCCGCGCTGCTGCGCGCGCTTCCGCGCTCGCTCACCGGCGTCGATCCCGAGACGCTCACGTTCCTCAGCGAAGACGACTACGACACGCGCTCGGCCGAGGAGCATGCGCGCGCGGTCGGGATCGAGATGCCCGATCTCGACACGACGCTGCGACGATGGGCGACGTACCTGACGTCGACGCGCTTCGGCGCGTGCGCGCCGTCGGGCGCAGCGACGATCCGCGATGTCGCGGGCAGCCGCACGTTCGTCGTCGGACGCCCGGAGACCGCGCAGACGCTCTTCCTGCACGGCCTCCCGTGGGACGCCGAGAGCTGGCGCGACGTCGCGGATCTCACGCCGGGCTCGAGCGCGCGCGTCGACCTGCCGGGCCTCGGTCGATCGTCGCCTGCGCGCGTCGACGACGTCGCGTGGCTCGACGCGCTGCTCGCGGATCGAGCGCGGCCGATCGTGCTGGTGGGCCACTCGCTCGGCGCAGGGCTCGCGCTGCGCTTCGCGGCGCGTCGGCCGCAGCGGGTCTCGCGTCTCGTGCTCGTCTCGCCCGCGTTCCTGCAGCGGCGTGCGCCGGCGATGCTGCGGTGCGCGGCGCTCACGTCGCGTGCTCTCCGCGGCATGAGCCTCGAGCGCGCGCAGCGACGCTTCCTCGGCGCGGGCGACGTGCATCCCGCGGTCGAGAGCGCGCACGCGCACCTGCGCCGCCCCGGGGTCGCGTCGCGCATCGCCCGCGCGCTCGCGGGCGCCTCGACGCTCGAGGCCCGCGCCGAGCTGCGCCGTCTCCTCGAGGCGATCGCCGTGCCCGTCACGATCGTGCACGGCGATCAGGACCCGCTCGAGGTGCGCCCCGCGTGCGAGATCGTGACCGTCGCGGGCGCGGGCCACGTGCTCCACGTCACGCACCCCGAGGCGGTGAGCGCGCAGCTCCGCGACGACGAATTCGCATCGACGCCCTTGCACCTGACGTGA